A genomic segment from candidate division WOR-3 bacterium encodes:
- a CDS encoding sigma-54-dependent Fis family transcriptional regulator, with protein sequence MKVLVIDDEERFARLVAEELKDAGHETTVRTGGAEAAREAGAGYDVVITDLKMTPVDGIAVLESVKAASPETEVIVMTAFGAVDTAVEAMKKGAADFITKPFAMDQLRLRLERIAEKLALRRENRALRSEADRLGEMVGASAAMKKVRDLVEKVAPSDTSVLILGESGVGKELVARLIHRQSGRAGRPLVVVHAAALPETLLESELFGYEKGAFTGANARKPGRVEAADGGTLFLDEIGEISPAFQVKLLRFVQEKTFVRLGGNQTLKVDTRVVAATNRDLGTEVRDGRFREDLYYRLAVFPITVPPLRERKTDLPALCGHILTRLGAAPDLGASVMELVSDHDWPGNVRELENVLERALILSGGGTIAPQHIQLPEPVLVRASPGTAKPGGLSSVSQAGPLHEMERQMLEDALRKSGGNKSKAAKLLGITRRMLYTKLERHGLARDEAADAE encoded by the coding sequence ATGAAGGTACTTGTCATTGACGACGAGGAGCGTTTTGCCCGGCTGGTGGCCGAAGAGCTGAAGGACGCGGGACACGAAACCACCGTGCGTACTGGCGGGGCTGAGGCCGCAAGGGAGGCCGGCGCCGGGTACGACGTAGTTATCACCGACCTGAAGATGACGCCGGTCGACGGCATCGCCGTGCTGGAGAGCGTGAAGGCGGCCAGCCCGGAGACCGAGGTTATTGTGATGACTGCGTTCGGAGCAGTAGATACCGCGGTCGAGGCGATGAAGAAGGGCGCGGCCGACTTCATCACCAAGCCGTTCGCGATGGACCAGCTCCGGCTGCGCCTGGAGCGGATTGCCGAGAAGCTGGCGCTCAGACGTGAGAACCGGGCGCTCAGATCTGAGGCCGACCGGCTCGGTGAGATGGTCGGAGCCAGCGCCGCGATGAAGAAGGTCCGCGACCTGGTGGAAAAGGTCGCGCCGAGCGATACGTCGGTGCTGATACTCGGGGAGAGCGGGGTCGGCAAGGAGCTGGTTGCACGGCTCATCCACCGGCAGAGCGGGCGTGCGGGCCGGCCCCTGGTAGTCGTCCACGCCGCAGCCCTGCCCGAAACTCTGCTCGAGAGCGAGCTCTTCGGCTATGAGAAGGGTGCTTTCACCGGCGCCAATGCGCGAAAGCCGGGTCGGGTCGAGGCGGCGGACGGCGGAACGCTTTTTCTTGACGAGATCGGTGAGATCTCGCCCGCGTTCCAGGTGAAACTGCTCAGGTTTGTGCAGGAGAAGACCTTTGTCCGGCTCGGCGGCAACCAGACGCTGAAGGTCGATACCCGAGTCGTGGCAGCGACTAACCGTGATCTCGGAACCGAGGTGCGCGATGGCCGGTTCCGCGAGGACCTGTATTACCGGTTGGCCGTTTTCCCGATTACTGTGCCTCCATTGCGAGAGCGGAAAACCGACCTGCCTGCGCTCTGTGGCCATATCCTGACCCGGCTCGGCGCAGCGCCCGACCTGGGTGCCAGCGTAATGGAGCTCGTTTCCGACCACGACTGGCCGGGCAACGTTCGCGAACTGGAGAACGTGCTCGAGCGGGCACTGATTCTGTCCGGCGGCGGGACTATCGCGCCGCAGCACATCCAGTTGCCGGAACCGGTCCTTGTCCGCGCCAGTCCGGGAACTGCAAAGCCAGGGGGACTGTCCTCGGTTTCGCAAGCCGGCCCTCTGCACGAGATGGAGAGGCAGATGCTCGAGGACGCGCTGCGCAAGTCCGGCGGTAACAAGTCCAAGGCAGCGAAGCTGCTGGGCATCACCCGCCGGATGTTGTACACGAAGCTCGAACGGCACGGGCTGGCCAGAGATGAGGCCGCAGATGCAGAGTGA
- a CDS encoding GHKL domain-containing protein, producing MRRFTFWAVVLAVVAIIAFNVQGWLVLTRTSRVLEKELGDRLQAVATTLAAVLGGRYDSPGTASLLSDVMRSNNLFNLFVVDESLAYVANARDPKLAGEKAAVEVDAAEVLAAFAGAPSQTRLYAAGPYYLKSAFAPLADSSGVVAAVLGVEADARFFSTLTGFRTSLLLINALSLVAIVTVVLVSASLARRALVLEKAAGRAATMALLGQMSAAMAHDIRNPLGIIRASAERLKKRYGGEGDATFDYIPEEVDRLDRVVASYLSLGASRPGASAPIDVAEVVAGVLKDVEHETARSGIAVETELAGLPTVHANPVELRQVFLNLVLNAVQAQPQGGAIRIAGRRDRDWLVVGVSDKGPGIRREDLARVFEPFYTTKEKGSGLGLFSVKRIVEAHRGRVTIEAAPGSGTTVEVRLPFEKGRGSR from the coding sequence ATGCGGCGGTTCACCTTCTGGGCCGTTGTGCTCGCTGTGGTCGCGATCATCGCGTTCAACGTTCAGGGATGGCTGGTGCTGACGCGGACCAGCCGGGTGCTGGAGAAGGAGCTGGGCGACCGGCTCCAGGCGGTCGCAACTACGCTCGCCGCCGTGCTCGGCGGCCGCTACGATTCGCCCGGCACCGCTTCGCTGCTCTCCGACGTGATGCGGTCGAACAATCTCTTCAACTTGTTTGTCGTCGACGAGAGCCTCGCCTATGTCGCCAACGCCCGCGACCCGAAACTCGCCGGCGAGAAGGCCGCGGTCGAGGTCGACGCCGCCGAGGTTCTCGCCGCCTTTGCCGGCGCGCCGAGCCAGACCCGGCTCTACGCGGCCGGGCCGTACTACCTGAAGAGCGCGTTCGCGCCGCTCGCTGATTCTTCCGGCGTGGTTGCGGCCGTGCTCGGCGTCGAGGCCGACGCCCGGTTCTTTTCGACCCTGACCGGGTTCCGCACGTCGCTGCTGCTCATCAATGCTCTTAGCCTCGTCGCCATTGTCACCGTCGTGCTGGTGTCGGCGAGCCTGGCCCGCCGGGCCCTGGTGCTCGAAAAGGCCGCAGGCCGGGCTGCGACCATGGCGCTCCTCGGTCAGATGTCGGCGGCGATGGCGCACGATATCCGCAACCCGCTGGGCATCATCCGCGCATCGGCCGAGCGGCTGAAGAAGCGCTACGGCGGGGAAGGTGACGCCACTTTCGACTACATCCCCGAGGAGGTGGACCGGCTGGACCGGGTGGTTGCGAGCTACCTGAGCCTGGGCGCTTCCCGGCCCGGCGCTTCGGCGCCGATCGACGTGGCCGAGGTCGTTGCCGGAGTGCTGAAGGACGTGGAGCACGAAACCGCCCGCAGCGGCATCGCCGTGGAGACCGAGCTGGCAGGGCTGCCTACAGTCCATGCCAACCCGGTCGAGCTGCGGCAGGTCTTTCTGAATCTCGTCCTCAATGCAGTTCAGGCCCAGCCGCAAGGCGGGGCAATCCGCATCGCCGGTCGGCGCGACAGGGACTGGCTGGTCGTGGGGGTGAGCGACAAGGGACCGGGCATCAGGCGCGAGGACCTGGCTCGGGTGTTTGAACCTTTCTACACGACCAAGGAGAAGGGCTCGGGCCTCGGCCTTTTCTCGGTGAAGCGGATCGTTGAGGCGCACCGTGGCCGGGTTACGATCGAGGCAGCTCCCGGTTCGGGCACAACTGTGGAAGTCCGGCTGCCATTCGAGAAGGGAAGGGGTTCACGATGA
- a CDS encoding class IV adenylate cyclase produces MRGRREPDLREVEAKVLDIDRTAVELKLAELGVIVGPEQSFSAVFFDFPDGRLGTAGLLLRLRREGDRSFVTSKRRVPEEEMKVREETEVEVAGFEECRSLLTSLGFVETTRVDKFRASCRLGNASVVIDRHAGELSFIPELLEIEAGSAEEVRSVAARLGFSPNQLRPWGLAQLVDHYRRRG; encoded by the coding sequence ATCCGGGGGCGAAGGGAGCCTGATTTGCGGGAAGTAGAGGCGAAGGTCCTCGACATCGACCGAACGGCGGTGGAACTGAAGCTGGCCGAACTGGGGGTGATTGTAGGGCCGGAGCAAAGCTTCTCTGCGGTCTTCTTCGATTTCCCTGACGGACGACTCGGTACTGCCGGGCTGTTGCTGCGGCTACGCCGGGAGGGCGATCGGAGCTTTGTGACGTCCAAGCGGCGGGTGCCCGAAGAGGAAATGAAGGTGCGGGAAGAAACGGAGGTCGAGGTCGCAGGCTTTGAGGAATGCCGCAGTCTGCTCACCTCGCTCGGTTTCGTGGAAACCACGCGTGTCGACAAGTTCCGGGCAAGCTGCCGGCTGGGCAACGCCTCTGTCGTTATCGACCGCCACGCCGGCGAGCTTTCCTTCATACCGGAACTGCTGGAGATCGAGGCCGGCAGTGCTGAGGAGGTCCGATCGGTCGCGGCCCGGCTCGGTTTCAGTCCCAATCAACTGCGGCCGTGGGGTTTGGCGCAGCTAGTCGACCACTACCGCCGACGCGGCTAG